A region from the Salidesulfovibrio onnuriiensis genome encodes:
- a CDS encoding cupin domain-containing protein, whose protein sequence is MKNINIFDLHDFKGLVFSSKLVHESPYMKVLSFNFKAGQSLPLHSHDLEGELTITVLEGEGEFLGAEGAVIPARAGDVLVTGIAEPHGVRAAEDNDLRVLVTIAPPI, encoded by the coding sequence ATGAAGAATATCAATATATTTGACTTGCATGACTTCAAGGGCCTGGTCTTTTCCAGCAAGCTGGTGCATGAGTCGCCGTACATGAAGGTCCTGAGTTTCAATTTCAAGGCGGGCCAGAGTCTGCCCCTGCATTCGCACGACCTGGAAGGCGAGCTGACCATTACCGTGCTGGAAGGCGAGGGCGAGTTTCTGGGCGCCGAAGGCGCAGTCATTCCGGCCAGGGCCGGGGATGTGCTGGTGACCGGGATTGCCGAGCCGCACGGCGTCAGGGCAGCGGAGGACAATGACCTTCGCGTGCTGGTGACCATTGCGCCGCCCATTTAG